From Solwaraspora sp. WMMD1047, the proteins below share one genomic window:
- a CDS encoding LLM class F420-dependent oxidoreductase, which translates to MRLGLHYWNFSTPADPTELAPTLARTARIADQAGVASFTVMDHFFQMEGMATAEEPMLEGYTTLGFLAAATERMTLGLLVTGVMYRYPGLLAKTVTTLDVLSGGRARLGIGASWYEREQRGLGVPVVPVAERFERLEETLQICKQMWSDDNGSYQGRHYQLTETLCVPAPLSRPYPPIMIGGGGEKKTLLLVARYADACNVFGSSAADVAGKLDVLRRHCEAEGRDYDEITKTVLVTRAPLPDVDAFVAEVREYAALGVTEVQTMPTGHPVEFAEQLAERVVPRLADIG; encoded by the coding sequence ATGAGACTCGGACTGCACTACTGGAACTTCTCCACCCCGGCCGACCCGACCGAACTCGCGCCGACGCTGGCGCGGACCGCGCGGATCGCCGACCAGGCGGGGGTGGCGTCGTTCACGGTGATGGACCACTTCTTCCAGATGGAGGGCATGGCGACGGCCGAGGAGCCGATGCTGGAGGGCTACACGACGCTGGGCTTCCTGGCCGCCGCGACCGAGCGGATGACGCTCGGCCTGCTGGTGACCGGCGTGATGTACCGCTACCCGGGGCTGCTGGCCAAGACGGTGACGACGCTTGACGTGCTCTCCGGCGGCCGGGCCCGGCTGGGCATCGGTGCCTCCTGGTACGAGCGCGAGCAGCGCGGCCTGGGCGTGCCGGTGGTGCCGGTCGCCGAACGGTTCGAACGGCTGGAGGAGACGCTGCAGATCTGCAAGCAGATGTGGAGCGACGACAACGGCTCGTACCAGGGACGGCACTACCAGTTGACCGAGACGCTCTGCGTGCCGGCGCCGCTGAGCCGGCCGTACCCGCCGATCATGATCGGCGGCGGGGGAGAGAAGAAGACCCTGCTGCTGGTCGCCCGGTACGCCGACGCCTGCAACGTCTTCGGCAGCAGCGCGGCCGACGTGGCCGGCAAACTCGACGTGCTGCGCCGGCACTGCGAGGCCGAGGGGCGCGACTACGACGAGATCACCAAGACCGTGCTGGTGACCCGGGCGCCGCTGCCGGACGTGGACGCGTTCGTCGCCGAGGTACGCGAGTACGCCGCGCTCGGCGTGACCGAGGTGCAGACCATGCCGACCGGGCATCCGGTCGAGTTCGCCGAGCAGCTCGCCGAACGGGTGGTGCCCAGGCTGGCCGACATCGGCTGA
- a CDS encoding S8 family serine peptidase: protein MWRVAVARPLAVVVAISAAVVVTVAAGPGAVAAGAPSLPGGAARTVTLVTGDRVTVSGGGPLRVQPGQGRAGVRFLTQQDGQRRYVIPHDALGLIQRDRLDRRLFDVTLLLEHGYDRRADLPLIVAYDDAGGARRSGRDGAGVPGATVVRELPAIDGVSMRADRAAMADFWRGITGTTEAAGRAGGGGRRTALADGMAKVWLDGMRTLSLATSVPQIGAPAAWQAGYDGTGVTVAVLDSGVDTAHPDLVGRIALAENFTGDAEDGRDRYGHGTHVASTIGGSGAASDGRNRGVAPGARLISGKVCVATGDCAESWILAGMQWAAEQGATVVNMSLGGPDSAGDDPMETAVETLTEQYDTLFVAAAGNDGQDASVGSPASADSALAVGAVDSTDALAWFSSRGPRFHDSAVKPDLTGPGVEITAARSADGWIGEPGQPYVGSSGTSMATPHVAGAAALLAQRRPDWSAPQLKAALMGSASPGPDGGVFGHGAGRVDAARAIGQAVTADPPSVSLGHHPAPHGDDHPVTRTLTYRNHGSAPITLDLAVRAGGPDGAPPPAGLFSTSADRVTVPAGGQATVEVTGDTRAVTADGYYTGYLVATAGEQVVRTPLGAVAGPEEHELTLHMIDRAGRPAELYAGTLVRTDAPGLYRLDQVGGTVRLRLPAGRYALLATVYSDPWSGSPDTTVLAQPRLDLTGAQTVPVDARLGRPVTVSVPSTSAVQYLAEVATQVSANGARHSEVVFSWDPARLYTGQLGSATDPALTAKVGAWFAEPTAVGGVNGSPTVYNLAWFVDGHLPTGFTRAVAAADLATVHAEHARLAPGGRAEKYAYAIAPGRMDAGGNVSLLEYETPFGRTEYFNTDGGGEWVSGFDEWTRLDSGQRAYVSGAVGPLTRYRAGREYTERWNRGVFGPALSAPGLAGSWGVKRTDNTIEAALPLFSDGAGRLGSGYTNTSRTALYRDGALVAEEPYLSGTFPGQPDGEAAYRLEATADRTGLVPLSTRVSAAWTFRSAAGPAGAVRPLPLTTVAFDTGLAAADAAPAGRVHPVPLRVVPQPGSAAGPARRLSVAVSFDDGATWREVKVRDTPGGGVMLVPHPAGDGYASLRASVTDADGNTVEQTVIRAYRISGG, encoded by the coding sequence ATGTGGAGGGTCGCCGTCGCGCGCCCACTGGCGGTTGTGGTCGCGATATCGGCCGCCGTGGTGGTGACCGTCGCGGCCGGCCCGGGGGCCGTCGCGGCCGGCGCCCCGTCGCTCCCGGGTGGGGCGGCGCGGACGGTCACGCTGGTCACCGGCGACCGGGTCACCGTGTCCGGGGGCGGGCCGCTGCGCGTCCAGCCGGGCCAGGGCCGCGCCGGGGTACGGTTCCTGACCCAACAGGACGGCCAGCGCCGATACGTCATCCCGCACGACGCCCTGGGACTGATCCAGCGGGACCGGTTGGACCGCCGCCTCTTCGACGTCACGCTGCTGCTGGAGCACGGTTACGACCGGCGGGCCGATCTGCCGCTCATCGTCGCGTACGACGATGCCGGTGGGGCGAGGCGGTCGGGCCGGGACGGCGCCGGGGTGCCGGGCGCCACGGTGGTCCGCGAACTTCCCGCCATCGACGGCGTGTCGATGCGGGCCGACCGCGCCGCGATGGCGGACTTCTGGCGCGGGATCACCGGCACCACCGAGGCCGCCGGCCGGGCGGGCGGCGGTGGCCGGCGTACCGCGCTGGCCGACGGCATGGCAAAGGTGTGGCTGGACGGGATGCGGACGCTCTCGTTGGCCACCAGCGTGCCCCAGATCGGCGCCCCGGCGGCCTGGCAGGCGGGATACGACGGCACCGGGGTGACGGTGGCGGTGCTGGACTCCGGGGTGGACACTGCGCACCCCGACCTGGTCGGACGGATCGCGCTTGCGGAGAACTTCACCGGCGACGCCGAGGACGGCCGGGACCGGTACGGCCACGGCACCCATGTTGCGTCCACGATCGGCGGCAGCGGAGCCGCCTCCGATGGCCGGAACCGGGGGGTGGCGCCGGGTGCCCGGCTGATCAGCGGCAAGGTCTGCGTCGCCACCGGCGACTGCGCCGAGTCCTGGATCCTGGCCGGCATGCAGTGGGCGGCCGAGCAGGGCGCGACGGTGGTGAACATGAGCCTGGGCGGGCCGGACTCGGCCGGTGACGACCCGATGGAAACGGCCGTCGAGACCCTGACCGAGCAGTACGACACGCTGTTCGTGGCCGCCGCGGGCAACGACGGTCAGGATGCCAGCGTCGGCTCGCCGGCCAGCGCCGACAGCGCCCTCGCGGTGGGCGCGGTCGACAGCACCGACGCGCTCGCCTGGTTCTCCAGCCGGGGGCCGAGATTCCACGACAGCGCGGTCAAGCCCGACCTCACCGGGCCCGGTGTGGAGATCACCGCCGCCCGCAGCGCGGATGGCTGGATCGGGGAGCCCGGCCAGCCGTACGTCGGTAGCTCCGGCACCTCGATGGCCACGCCGCACGTGGCCGGCGCCGCCGCGCTCCTGGCCCAGCGCCGACCCGACTGGTCCGCGCCGCAGCTCAAGGCGGCGCTGATGGGCTCGGCCAGCCCCGGTCCGGACGGCGGGGTGTTCGGGCATGGCGCCGGCCGGGTCGACGCGGCGCGGGCGATCGGCCAGGCGGTCACCGCGGACCCGCCGAGCGTCAGCCTCGGCCACCACCCGGCACCGCACGGCGACGACCATCCGGTGACCCGGACGCTCACCTACCGCAACCACGGATCGGCGCCGATCACCCTGGACCTGGCGGTCCGGGCCGGCGGACCGGACGGCGCACCGCCGCCGGCCGGGTTGTTCAGCACCAGCGCCGACCGGGTGACGGTGCCCGCGGGCGGGCAGGCCACCGTGGAGGTGACCGGCGACACCCGGGCGGTGACCGCGGACGGCTACTACACCGGATACCTGGTGGCGACCGCGGGGGAGCAGGTCGTGCGCACCCCGCTCGGTGCGGTCGCCGGCCCGGAGGAGCACGAGCTGACCCTGCACATGATCGACCGGGCCGGTCGGCCGGCGGAGCTCTACGCCGGCACGTTGGTGCGTACCGACGCCCCCGGTCTGTACCGGCTCGACCAGGTCGGCGGCACGGTCCGGCTCCGGCTGCCCGCCGGTCGGTACGCGCTGCTGGCCACCGTCTACTCCGACCCGTGGAGCGGCAGCCCCGACACGACGGTGCTCGCCCAGCCGCGACTCGACCTGACCGGCGCGCAGACCGTGCCGGTGGACGCCCGGCTCGGCCGCCCGGTCACCGTGTCGGTGCCGTCCACCTCGGCCGTCCAGTACCTCGCCGAGGTCGCCACCCAGGTCAGCGCGAACGGCGCCCGGCACAGCGAGGTGGTCTTCAGCTGGGATCCGGCCCGCCTCTACACCGGCCAGCTGGGGTCGGCCACCGATCCCGCCCTGACCGCGAAGGTGGGCGCCTGGTTCGCCGAGCCCACCGCCGTCGGCGGCGTCAACGGCAGCCCGACCGTCTACAACCTGGCCTGGTTCGTCGACGGCCACCTGCCCACCGGCTTCACCCGGGCGGTCGCCGCGGCGGACCTGGCCACCGTGCACGCCGAGCATGCCCGACTCGCGCCGGGCGGCAGGGCGGAGAAGTACGCGTACGCCATCGCGCCGGGCCGGATGGACGCCGGGGGCAACGTCAGCCTGCTGGAGTACGAGACGCCGTTCGGCCGGACCGAGTACTTCAACACCGACGGCGGCGGCGAATGGGTTTCCGGGTTCGACGAGTGGACCCGCCTGGACAGCGGACAGCGGGCGTACGTCAGCGGTGCAGTCGGCCCGCTCACCCGGTATCGGGCCGGCCGGGAGTACACCGAGCGGTGGAACCGCGGGGTCTTCGGCCCGGCGCTGAGCGCCCCGGGGCTGGCGGGAAGCTGGGGGGTGAAGCGCACCGACAACACCATCGAGGCGGCGCTGCCGCTGTTCAGCGACGGCGCCGGCCGGCTCGGCAGCGGCTACACCAACACCAGCCGGACCGCGCTCTACCGCGACGGCGCCCTGGTGGCCGAGGAACCGTACCTGTCCGGCACCTTTCCCGGACAGCCGGACGGCGAGGCGGCGTACCGCCTGGAGGCGACGGCTGACCGGACCGGCCTGGTTCCGCTCTCCACCCGGGTCAGCGCGGCCTGGACCTTCCGGTCCGCCGCCGGACCGGCCGGAGCGGTGCGGCCGCTGCCGCTGACCACCGTGGCCTTCGACACCGGACTGGCCGCCGCCGACGCGGCCCCGGCCGGCCGGGTTCATCCGGTCCCGCTGCGGGTGGTGCCGCAGCCGGGCTCGGCGGCGGGGCCGGCGCGCCGGCTGTCCGTGGCGGTGTCGTTCGACGACGGCGCGACGTGGCGGGAGGTGAAGGTGCGGGACACCCCCGGCGGCGGGGTGATGCTCGTGCCGCACCCGGCTGGGGATGGTTACGCGTCGCTGCGCGCCAGCGTGACCGACGCCGACGGCAACACCGTCGAGCAGACCGTCATCCGGGCGTACCGGATCAGCGGCGGGTGA
- a CDS encoding class I SAM-dependent methyltransferase: MRTVRHWKPRYVVDRLRELRYTRRHPDAPWLTPQATQLLTTMLRPADHGVEFGSGRSTLWLADRVRHLTSVEHDEEWYSAVAYRLKDRGVHNVDYLFAPLDVPADRGAESEYARTIARFADGSLDFVLVDGTYRDACARLALGKLRPGGLLIIDNVDRYLPSDSRSPAARGPAQGPAGPVWSEVAEALAGWRRIWTSNGVWDTAIFLKP; encoded by the coding sequence ATGCGAACCGTCCGCCACTGGAAACCTCGTTACGTCGTCGACCGCCTGCGTGAACTGCGCTACACCCGGCGCCATCCCGACGCGCCCTGGCTGACGCCACAGGCAACCCAACTGCTGACCACCATGCTCCGCCCGGCCGATCACGGCGTGGAGTTCGGTTCCGGGCGCAGCACCCTGTGGTTGGCCGACCGGGTCCGACACCTGACAAGTGTGGAACATGACGAGGAGTGGTACAGCGCGGTCGCCTATCGGCTGAAAGATCGTGGCGTCCACAACGTGGACTACCTGTTCGCGCCGCTGGACGTTCCCGCCGATCGCGGCGCCGAAAGCGAGTACGCACGTACGATCGCGCGCTTTGCCGACGGCAGTCTCGACTTCGTGCTCGTCGACGGGACCTACCGCGACGCCTGCGCGCGGCTCGCCCTCGGCAAGCTCCGTCCGGGCGGGTTGCTGATCATCGACAACGTCGACCGGTACCTCCCCTCGGACTCCCGCTCTCCGGCGGCCCGGGGGCCGGCGCAGGGGCCGGCCGGTCCGGTGTGGTCGGAGGTCGCCGAGGCGCTCGCGGGTTGGCGACGCATCTGGACCAGCAACGGGGTCTGGGACACGGCCATCTTCCTCAAGCCCTGA
- a CDS encoding TIR-like protein FxsC, whose translation MVNGSRVCRSTVNAFGNRHRELASFTLRNRGLYSSATASTWRITPTDKITSSQTGQAAGRQLGGHVHYFFLSYARGDEDELVQRFFEDLSTEVRLLAGLPRHEIVGFLDRTIQVGERWPRQLSEALATCRSFLALMTPRYFQSRACGREWHAFADRTARYESVAGVDSSLLKPLMWVPTPPSKMHRAAENIQYYSDALGETYQRLGIRQLMRLHRHRDDYRSFTFELATQIVASVESHRLAEGNLVDNFGALPSAFHRNVAQLAESDQPDKPFLTHIIVAALPRSDMRAVRQELDVYGDQGLDWAPYRPPLLSPLVEYACAIAENHSLDFRLADLSELSARAVQAHRDNQIILLLVDAWVSKVADAQQVLASTDRDKAPITAVLIPKSRDDLETRRNWPDLSMACREIFGRLANDDELYRSPITSHVAFGETLPEVLEAARNRVHSVGTVRRRPDRHTSNQQARVDGPWMDPG comes from the coding sequence TTGGTAAACGGCAGTCGAGTCTGCCGGTCAACCGTCAACGCTTTTGGCAACCGGCATCGCGAACTCGCCAGCTTTACGTTGCGCAATAGGGGTCTATACTCTTCGGCAACGGCCTCGACGTGGAGGATCACCCCTACTGACAAGATCACATCGTCCCAGACGGGCCAGGCCGCGGGTCGCCAACTCGGAGGTCACGTGCACTACTTCTTCCTCAGTTATGCCCGAGGTGACGAGGATGAACTGGTTCAGCGCTTCTTCGAGGATCTCAGTACCGAGGTGCGGCTGTTGGCGGGCCTACCCCGCCACGAGATCGTCGGCTTTCTCGATCGAACGATCCAGGTGGGTGAACGCTGGCCCCGACAGTTGTCCGAGGCGCTGGCCACCTGCCGGTCCTTCCTCGCTCTGATGACCCCACGCTATTTCCAGAGCCGGGCCTGCGGTCGGGAGTGGCACGCTTTCGCCGACCGGACCGCACGGTACGAGTCGGTGGCCGGGGTCGACTCCTCTCTTCTGAAACCCCTGATGTGGGTACCGACGCCACCGTCGAAGATGCACCGGGCCGCGGAAAACATTCAATACTACTCCGACGCACTCGGCGAAACCTACCAGCGACTGGGCATCCGTCAGCTGATGCGCCTACACCGACATCGAGACGACTACAGGTCCTTCACCTTCGAGCTGGCGACTCAGATTGTGGCGAGCGTCGAATCGCACCGGCTCGCGGAGGGCAACCTGGTCGACAACTTCGGCGCGCTGCCGAGCGCGTTTCACCGCAATGTCGCCCAGTTGGCGGAATCCGACCAACCTGACAAGCCATTCCTGACGCACATCATTGTCGCGGCCCTTCCGCGGTCGGACATGCGTGCGGTTCGCCAGGAACTCGACGTCTACGGTGATCAGGGGCTCGACTGGGCGCCCTACCGCCCGCCACTGCTCAGCCCGCTCGTCGAGTACGCCTGCGCCATCGCCGAGAACCACAGCCTGGACTTCCGGCTGGCCGACCTGAGCGAGCTGTCCGCCCGGGCGGTCCAGGCGCACCGCGACAATCAGATAATCCTGCTGCTGGTGGACGCCTGGGTCAGCAAGGTCGCCGACGCCCAGCAGGTGCTCGCCAGCACCGACCGCGACAAGGCACCGATCACGGCCGTCCTGATCCCGAAGAGCCGGGACGACCTGGAGACCCGGCGCAACTGGCCGGACCTGTCGATGGCCTGCCGGGAGATATTCGGGCGACTCGCGAACGACGACGAGCTGTACCGCTCTCCGATCACCTCACACGTGGCCTTCGGCGAGACGCTACCCGAGGTCCTGGAAGCGGCCCGGAACCGCGTACACAGCGTCGGCACGGTGCGACGAAGGCCGGACCGGCACACCAGCAACCAACAGGCCCGGGTGGACGGACCCTGGATGGATCCCGGCTGA
- a CDS encoding TetR/AcrR family transcriptional regulator: MGERHSTLREQRRAETQRVIQAHAVRLFVERGYDGTTVNDVAEAAGVSPMTVYRHFPTKEDLVLVDQNGPLVAERIAATPAGQPLPRRIGGALVDSARALTASDDRFLLARLRLMISTPALRARHLDNHYALQRAIVAGLGIEATDPDAAFQAEAAASACLAAMHTALVRWANDDGRTDLPDLIAKALAATFGDETIR, from the coding sequence ATGGGCGAGCGACACTCCACCCTGCGGGAGCAGCGACGGGCCGAGACGCAGCGCGTGATCCAGGCACACGCGGTGCGGTTGTTCGTCGAGCGCGGGTACGACGGCACGACCGTCAACGACGTGGCCGAGGCCGCCGGGGTGTCCCCGATGACGGTGTATCGGCACTTCCCCACCAAGGAGGACCTGGTGCTGGTCGACCAGAACGGCCCGTTGGTCGCCGAGCGGATCGCCGCCACGCCCGCCGGCCAGCCGCTGCCACGCCGCATCGGCGGCGCGCTCGTCGACTCGGCGCGGGCGCTGACCGCCTCCGACGACCGGTTCCTACTGGCCCGACTGAGGCTGATGATCTCGACGCCCGCCCTCCGGGCCAGGCACCTGGACAACCACTACGCGCTACAGCGGGCCATCGTGGCCGGTCTCGGGATCGAGGCCACCGACCCGGACGCCGCCTTCCAGGCCGAGGCCGCCGCCAGCGCCTGCCTGGCCGCCATGCACACCGCGCTGGTGCGCTGGGCGAACGACGACGGCCGCACCGACCTGCCCGACCTGATCGCGAAGGCGCTGGCCGCGACCTTCGGCGACGAGACGATCCGGTAG
- a CDS encoding metallophosphoesterase, with product MTNFQHADISLAAGQDDSGPAAPVTRRAILGGVVVGGAAITAGAVTGGPVGGGPAAAAPAAGDRDDHGQVRPGGRRLLCEPYLLDPRADAVYVVWHTEEHGTHQVVLVGRAVAGMSEPDAIEAATGDRRSGPGWRRVTAATTRLTRTREDAASAVPGRSYSAVLDRHVYRHLADVDRLAAGRTPYRVVSVDHRRRATVTAAYRLAPAVARNKPVQLLLTSDHQLKNMTPANLEQVAATVGVELDGVLVAGDLVNVPDRASEWFDSATGLAFFAGLTGRAEKALAGRTYRGAPLVQHAPIFPAIGNHEVMGRWSDTAGLDSQFNDPQPRAVAEELWRRDRPAGEDRAAWLAERSWDVTTYEEIFPYPRSGAGGPRWWSRSVGDVFLVSLFVTQIWRSPASGVRGKFQEAPADLARPENWGYGQHIFEPIKRGSAQYAWLERELASPAARRARYRVVMYHHPGHGLGDNSAPPFTDPVQTIHRDAAGAVTAVTYDYPLADDYILRDLEPLFSAAGVHLVHNGHSHLWNRFRNDRGVNWLETSNVGNSYGAYDVSSGASRNLPADPDHVLQGDPGGLTPIVPTVAPLTDAAGRPLPYVASNDITVFSVLDSAAGVVRSYRYDTRQPGTDAVLFDELPLR from the coding sequence ATGACCAACTTCCAACATGCTGACATTTCCCTGGCCGCCGGTCAGGACGACAGTGGACCGGCGGCGCCGGTGACCCGGCGGGCGATTCTCGGTGGGGTGGTGGTCGGCGGTGCCGCGATCACGGCCGGTGCGGTGACCGGCGGCCCGGTCGGTGGCGGACCCGCCGCGGCCGCGCCGGCCGCCGGTGACCGCGACGACCACGGCCAGGTCCGGCCCGGTGGCCGGCGGCTGCTCTGCGAGCCGTACCTGCTCGACCCCCGCGCCGACGCGGTCTACGTGGTGTGGCACACCGAGGAGCACGGCACCCACCAGGTGGTGCTGGTCGGCCGGGCGGTGGCCGGGATGTCCGAACCGGACGCGATCGAGGCGGCGACCGGCGACCGCCGCTCCGGTCCCGGCTGGCGGCGGGTGACCGCCGCGACGACCCGGCTGACCCGCACCCGGGAGGACGCCGCCTCGGCGGTGCCGGGCCGCTCGTACAGCGCGGTGCTGGACCGGCACGTCTACCGGCACCTGGCCGACGTCGACCGGCTTGCGGCGGGCCGGACGCCGTACCGGGTGGTGTCGGTGGACCACCGGCGGCGGGCCACGGTGACCGCGGCGTACCGCCTGGCCCCGGCGGTGGCCCGCAACAAGCCGGTGCAGCTGCTGCTGACCAGCGACCACCAGCTCAAGAACATGACCCCGGCGAACCTGGAGCAGGTCGCCGCGACGGTCGGCGTCGAGCTCGACGGCGTGCTGGTCGCCGGTGACCTGGTGAACGTGCCGGACCGGGCCAGCGAGTGGTTCGACAGCGCCACCGGCCTGGCGTTCTTCGCCGGGCTGACCGGCCGGGCCGAGAAGGCGCTGGCCGGGCGGACCTACCGGGGCGCGCCGCTGGTGCAGCACGCGCCGATCTTCCCGGCGATCGGCAACCACGAGGTGATGGGGCGCTGGTCGGACACCGCCGGGCTGGACAGCCAGTTCAACGATCCGCAGCCGCGCGCGGTGGCCGAGGAGCTGTGGCGGCGGGACCGGCCGGCCGGCGAGGACCGGGCCGCCTGGCTGGCCGAGCGGTCCTGGGACGTCACCACGTACGAGGAGATCTTTCCCTATCCGCGCAGCGGCGCCGGCGGCCCGCGCTGGTGGTCGCGCAGCGTTGGCGACGTCTTCCTGGTCTCGCTCTTCGTCACCCAGATCTGGCGGTCACCCGCGTCCGGCGTGCGGGGCAAGTTCCAGGAGGCGCCGGCGGACCTGGCCCGGCCGGAGAACTGGGGGTACGGGCAGCACATCTTCGAGCCGATCAAGCGCGGCTCGGCGCAGTACGCCTGGCTGGAGCGGGAACTGGCCAGCCCGGCCGCCCGGCGGGCGCGCTACCGGGTGGTGATGTACCACCACCCGGGGCACGGGCTGGGCGACAACTCGGCGCCGCCGTTCACCGACCCGGTGCAGACCATCCACCGCGACGCGGCCGGCGCGGTCACCGCCGTCACCTACGACTACCCGCTCGCCGACGATTACATCCTGCGCGACCTGGAGCCGCTCTTCTCCGCCGCCGGGGTGCATCTGGTCCACAACGGACATTCGCACCTGTGGAACCGGTTCCGCAACGACCGCGGGGTCAACTGGTTGGAGACCTCCAACGTCGGCAACAGCTACGGGGCGTACGACGTCTCCTCCGGCGCGTCGCGCAACCTGCCCGCGGACCCGGACCACGTCCTGCAGGGCGACCCGGGCGGGCTGACGCCGATCGTGCCGACGGTGGCGCCGCTCACCGACGCCGCGGGCCGGCCGCTGCCGTATGTCGCCAGTAACGACATCACGGTCTTCTCGGTGCTCGACTCGGCCGCCGGGGTGGTGCGTTCCTACCGGTACGACACCCGCCAGCCCGGTACCGACGCCGTGCTCTTCGACGAACTGCCGCTGCGCTGA
- a CDS encoding lytic polysaccharide monooxygenase, producing MVGMLPWAGAAQAHGTIINPATRAYQCWKTWGSQHMNPAMQQQDPMCYRAFQANPDTMWNWMSALRDGLAGQYQARTPDGQLCSNGLSRNDTLNQPGAWKSTTVGRSFTVQLYDQASHGADFFRVYVTKQGFNPSTQRLGWGNLDLITTTGRYAPAQNISFNVSTSGRSGNHILFVIWKASHADQTYMWCSDINIV from the coding sequence ATGGTCGGCATGCTGCCCTGGGCCGGTGCGGCCCAGGCTCACGGCACCATCATCAACCCGGCCACCCGCGCCTACCAGTGCTGGAAGACCTGGGGCAGCCAGCACATGAACCCGGCCATGCAGCAGCAGGACCCCATGTGCTACCGGGCGTTCCAGGCCAACCCCGACACCATGTGGAACTGGATGAGCGCGCTGCGCGACGGCCTCGCCGGCCAGTACCAGGCCCGCACCCCGGACGGCCAGCTCTGCAGCAACGGCCTGTCCCGCAACGACACGCTGAACCAGCCCGGCGCGTGGAAGTCGACCACCGTCGGCCGTAGCTTCACGGTCCAGCTGTACGACCAGGCCAGCCACGGTGCGGACTTCTTCCGGGTCTACGTCACCAAGCAGGGGTTCAACCCGAGCACCCAGCGGCTCGGGTGGGGCAACCTCGACCTGATCACGACGACCGGCCGCTACGCGCCGGCGCAGAACATCTCGTTCAACGTCTCGACCTCGGGACGTAGCGGGAACCACATTCTGTTCGTGATCTGGAAGGCCTCGCACGCCGACCAGACCTACATGTGGTGCAGCGACATCAACATCGTCTGA
- a CDS encoding FkbM family methyltransferase — protein MTWPGATAVRHSRQVLTYTWSHPANRGRQLSSIMRAVRFQVRGRIGLPTLTRVGDRGRMWVELHCASASKVVYANPPDWEEMRAWRRILRPGDLFVDVGSNVGYYALWAGDLGAEVIAIEPSPDAARRLRDNVGLNDFPITVRQCGLAAQRGRMTLSRGADSMNHLLLGPDAVGETIEVDTLDNVLGNRFAAGVKIDVEGAERLVLEGGRRALEEQRIGVLQLEWNARSSHLLGEDRGPVAAILAKYGYQFVRPDQQGVLHDADPAGASSRDMFAVLPAYR, from the coding sequence ATGACCTGGCCTGGCGCCACCGCTGTCCGGCACAGCCGGCAGGTGTTGACCTACACCTGGTCACACCCGGCCAACCGTGGCCGGCAACTGAGCAGCATCATGCGGGCGGTGCGCTTTCAGGTCCGGGGACGCATCGGCCTGCCGACGCTGACCCGGGTGGGCGACCGCGGCCGGATGTGGGTCGAGCTGCACTGCGCGTCCGCATCAAAGGTGGTGTACGCCAACCCGCCGGACTGGGAGGAGATGCGCGCGTGGCGCCGCATCCTCAGGCCGGGCGACCTGTTCGTCGATGTCGGCAGCAATGTCGGCTACTACGCGCTGTGGGCCGGCGACCTCGGGGCCGAGGTCATCGCGATCGAGCCCTCCCCGGACGCCGCGCGGCGGCTCCGCGACAACGTCGGTCTCAACGACTTTCCCATCACGGTCCGGCAGTGCGGTCTCGCGGCCCAGCGGGGACGCATGACCCTGAGCAGGGGAGCGGACAGCATGAATCACCTGCTGCTCGGTCCCGACGCGGTGGGCGAGACGATCGAGGTCGACACCCTGGACAACGTGCTCGGCAACCGGTTCGCGGCGGGCGTGAAGATCGACGTCGAAGGTGCCGAGCGGCTGGTGCTCGAAGGGGGCCGCCGGGCACTCGAGGAGCAGCGGATCGGCGTCCTGCAACTTGAATGGAACGCGAGGAGTTCGCACCTGCTGGGGGAGGACCGAGGGCCGGTCGCCGCCATTCTCGCCAAGTACGGCTACCAGTTCGTCCGTCCGGACCAGCAGGGCGTGCTCCACGACGCGGACCCGGCGGGCGCCAGCTCGCGGGACATGTTCGCCGTGCTGCCAGCCTACCGATGA